A portion of the Bacillus thuringiensis genome contains these proteins:
- a CDS encoding GNAT family N-acetyltransferase, whose product MKIREALLSEANELSELALHSKATWNYSEEFILACKEDLTITEEYIKNNFVYVLENDNAKICFFSFLRNDKALDFLYIHPDYKGKGYGKILWEYVIEKANELGLKSFTIDSDPNAKGYYLKMGAQLIGEIPSTVFKGRLLPLLKYDV is encoded by the coding sequence ATGAAGATAAGAGAAGCATTATTAAGTGAAGCAAATGAATTAAGTGAACTCGCACTACATTCAAAAGCAACGTGGAATTATAGTGAAGAATTCATACTTGCTTGTAAGGAAGATTTAACAATTACAGAAGAATACATAAAAAATAATTTTGTATATGTTTTAGAAAACGATAATGCGAAGATTTGTTTTTTCTCATTTTTACGTAATGATAAAGCTCTCGATTTCTTGTACATTCATCCTGATTACAAAGGAAAAGGTTACGGGAAAATACTTTGGGAGTATGTAATAGAAAAAGCCAATGAGCTAGGATTAAAAAGTTTTACAATTGATAGTGATCCGAATGCAAAAGGATATTACTTGAAAATGGGAGCACAGTTAATAGGAGAGATACCATCAACTGTCTTTAAGGGTCGTTTACTGCCTCTTTTGAAATATGATGTGTAA
- a CDS encoding acetyl-CoA hydrolase/transferase family protein, translated as MENNLDRIRDQRLKDRVVTPEEAASWIQSGMTLGLSGFTRAGDVKAVPFALVNRVKNDESFNVNVYTGASLGSDVDKLFAEAGILGKRLPFQADATMRKGINNGDFLFVDQHLSHTAELLRADVLDIDFAILEAVAITEDGMIIPTTSIGNSLAFSLNAKSIIIEMNMAQSAQLEGLHDLYEPGKQGERLPIPLVKTDDRIGTIGIPIDPEKVKGIVFTNQLDSPSTIVPPDEETVIMAQHLIEFLREEVKVGRLTNRLAPLQSGIGSVANAVLHGMLDSEFEDLEVYSEVLQDAVFDLMDAGKVNFASCCSITLSEEKMQQVFSNFEKYRDKLMMRPQEISNHPEIIRRLGLISINTALELDIYGNVNSTHVLGTKMMNGIGGSGDFARNARLAIFVTKSIAKGGNISSIVPFVSHVDHTEHDVDVIVTEQGYADLRGLAPRERVELIIENCAHPMYREQLRAYYEEAKIRGGQTPHILEKAFSWHTNYAENGTMLEAVVETV; from the coding sequence ATGGAGAACAATTTAGATAGAATCAGAGATCAACGCCTAAAAGATCGGGTAGTTACACCTGAAGAAGCAGCTTCCTGGATTCAAAGTGGAATGACTTTAGGCTTAAGTGGGTTTACACGTGCAGGTGATGTGAAAGCAGTCCCATTTGCGCTTGTAAACCGAGTTAAGAATGATGAATCTTTTAACGTAAATGTTTATACTGGGGCTTCTTTAGGCTCGGATGTAGACAAATTATTTGCTGAGGCAGGAATTTTAGGGAAACGATTGCCTTTCCAAGCTGATGCGACAATGCGAAAAGGAATTAATAACGGAGACTTTTTATTTGTAGATCAGCACTTATCTCATACAGCAGAGTTACTTCGTGCTGACGTTCTAGATATAGATTTCGCTATTTTGGAAGCGGTTGCGATTACAGAGGACGGAATGATTATTCCAACCACTTCAATTGGAAATTCCTTAGCGTTTTCCTTAAATGCTAAGTCTATTATTATTGAAATGAATATGGCTCAATCCGCGCAATTAGAGGGGCTACATGATCTATATGAACCAGGTAAACAAGGGGAGAGGCTTCCAATTCCGCTTGTGAAAACAGATGACCGAATTGGAACAATCGGTATTCCAATTGATCCTGAAAAAGTAAAGGGAATTGTGTTTACGAATCAATTGGATTCGCCATCGACAATTGTTCCTCCGGATGAAGAAACTGTTATTATGGCACAGCATTTAATAGAATTCCTTCGAGAAGAAGTCAAAGTAGGCCGATTAACAAATCGTTTAGCGCCGTTACAATCAGGAATTGGTTCAGTGGCTAACGCCGTATTGCATGGAATGTTAGATTCAGAATTTGAAGATTTAGAAGTATATTCCGAGGTTTTACAAGATGCAGTTTTTGATCTTATGGATGCTGGAAAAGTCAATTTTGCTTCTTGTTGTTCTATCACGCTTTCTGAAGAGAAAATGCAACAAGTATTTTCTAACTTTGAAAAATATCGTGACAAATTAATGATGCGTCCACAAGAGATTTCCAATCATCCTGAAATTATTCGTCGCCTTGGATTAATCTCAATTAATACTGCATTAGAATTAGATATATATGGTAATGTTAACTCTACTCACGTTTTAGGTACAAAAATGATGAATGGTATTGGTGGGTCTGGCGATTTTGCAAGAAATGCCCGCCTAGCTATCTTTGTTACTAAATCGATTGCGAAAGGTGGTAACATTTCAAGTATCGTTCCTTTCGTTTCTCATGTAGACCATACTGAACATGATGTAGATGTTATCGTCACTGAACAGGGATATGCCGACTTAAGGGGACTTGCGCCAAGAGAAAGAGTGGAACTTATTATTGAGAATTGCGCACATCCAATGTATCGTGAACAGCTACGAGCTTATTACGAAGAAGCAAAAATAAGAGGTGGACAAACTCCTCATATTTTAGAAAAAGCTTTTTCTTGGCATACGAACTATGCTGAAAATGGAACAATGCTTGAAGCGGTAGTAGAAACTGTATAG
- a CDS encoding 5'-methylthioadenosine/adenosylhomocysteine nucleosidase: MRFGIIGPSEDEITPFIEEMSNKEITNLAMLTFHSGKYENVEVVALYCGVCKVNAAIATQILIDKFNVTHIIVTGVAGAIDKVLKIGDTVISTEIAYHDVDEGILTEYHPWMESVYFRTDRNLLELSREVVENNQFAQNVYFGKVVTGEAFISESGRTEIISKYNPLCVDMETASIAHVCYANTIPFLAVRSITDTEEASGIEVFEDNCVSASHNSIYFVKKLLESLKK, from the coding sequence ATGAGATTTGGAATTATCGGTCCATCAGAAGATGAAATTACGCCTTTTATTGAAGAAATGTCTAATAAGGAAATAACGAATCTTGCGATGTTAACATTTCACAGTGGGAAATATGAGAATGTAGAAGTTGTTGCCTTATATTGTGGTGTATGTAAAGTTAATGCAGCTATTGCAACTCAAATATTAATCGATAAATTCAATGTAACGCATATTATTGTCACAGGTGTTGCAGGAGCAATCGACAAAGTATTGAAAATTGGAGATACAGTAATTTCAACAGAAATAGCATATCATGATGTTGATGAAGGGATATTAACTGAATATCATCCTTGGATGGAAAGTGTATATTTTAGAACGGATAGAAACCTGCTTGAATTAAGCAGAGAAGTGGTTGAGAACAATCAATTCGCTCAAAATGTTTATTTTGGAAAAGTTGTTACTGGAGAAGCGTTTATTAGTGAGAGTGGTCGTACAGAAATAATCTCTAAATACAATCCACTTTGTGTAGATATGGAAACTGCAAGTATAGCCCACGTCTGCTATGCAAATACGATTCCGTTTTTAGCAGTGAGATCAATAACAGATACAGAAGAAGCGTCTGGCATAGAAGTGTTCGAAGATAATTGTGTATCTGCTTCGCATAATTCAATTTATTTTGTTAAAAAGTTACTAGAGTCTTTAAAAAAATAA
- a CDS encoding alpha/beta hydrolase, translating to MNVQESFVTALDGSEIYLRKWLPEGDPRGIIQIAHGMTEHAGVYTEFVDALLEAGYGVYAHDHKGHGKTVKKEEDYGHFEPNIGWNQVVSDVIFVSERIKEEQSSPLFLLGHSMGSFLSRRAVQLRGELYDGFLISGTGGNPGLLGAIGHKVATIEMKLRGAKTKSPMLNFLSFGNFNSNFKPNRTKFDWLSSDNNQVDKYIADPLCGFICTTSFYRELFSGVLEVNKLEEYKKTPKNLPIHIFSGDRDPVGDMGKGVKEVYENYKKCGVKDVTLRLYENGRHEMFHEVNKDEVFKDLISWLDAHNK from the coding sequence ATGAATGTACAGGAAAGTTTCGTTACGGCATTGGATGGATCGGAAATTTATTTGCGTAAATGGTTACCAGAAGGAGATCCGAGAGGAATTATTCAAATTGCACATGGCATGACAGAGCATGCAGGGGTGTATACAGAATTTGTAGATGCTTTATTGGAAGCAGGGTATGGTGTTTATGCGCATGATCATAAAGGACATGGGAAAACAGTAAAAAAAGAAGAAGATTATGGTCATTTTGAACCAAATATAGGGTGGAATCAAGTTGTATCGGATGTTATCTTTGTTTCAGAAAGGATAAAAGAAGAGCAGTCAAGTCCTTTGTTTTTACTTGGACATAGTATGGGTTCTTTTTTATCAAGACGTGCTGTACAACTTAGGGGTGAACTATACGATGGATTTCTGATTTCAGGAACAGGTGGAAATCCAGGGCTTTTAGGAGCTATTGGTCATAAAGTAGCAACAATCGAAATGAAATTGCGCGGGGCAAAAACGAAAAGTCCAATGTTAAACTTTTTATCTTTCGGAAACTTCAATTCGAACTTTAAGCCAAATCGTACAAAATTTGATTGGTTATCTTCAGATAATAATCAAGTTGATAAATATATTGCGGATCCGTTATGTGGTTTCATTTGTACGACGAGTTTTTACCGAGAATTATTTTCTGGAGTATTAGAAGTAAATAAACTAGAAGAATACAAGAAGACGCCAAAGAATCTTCCAATACATATATTCTCTGGTGATCGTGATCCTGTTGGCGATATGGGGAAAGGTGTAAAAGAAGTATATGAAAACTATAAAAAATGTGGTGTGAAAGACGTGACACTACGTTTATATGAAAATGGTAGACATGAAATGTTTCATGAAGTAAATAAGGATGAAGTATTTAAAGATTTAATTTCGTGGTTAGATGCGCATAATAAATGA
- a CDS encoding TetR/AcrR family transcriptional regulator, which yields MGRSISFNKEHALNKAMHLFWEKGYDATYISDLIETMGISRSTLYDSFGDKDALFKLVLEHYKNYGSQKRNLLFSGINTKASLKSFFYQHIEKCYSGEIPKGCMITNSSLLIGQIDPAIEEILINDFNELEKVFKQVIEEGKKKGEISQEVDTELVAYSLLSLNHSLNVMSKYKKEKNSAYHLVDKTIADL from the coding sequence TTGGGTAGAAGTATTAGTTTTAACAAAGAACACGCGTTAAATAAAGCTATGCATTTATTCTGGGAAAAAGGTTATGATGCTACATATATATCAGATCTTATTGAAACGATGGGTATAAGTCGATCTACTCTCTACGATAGCTTTGGAGATAAGGATGCACTATTTAAACTAGTTTTGGAACATTATAAAAATTATGGTTCTCAAAAGAGAAATTTACTTTTTAGTGGTATAAACACAAAAGCATCACTTAAATCCTTTTTTTATCAACATATTGAAAAATGTTATTCAGGTGAGATTCCAAAAGGTTGTATGATAACTAATTCTTCACTGCTTATTGGACAAATTGACCCTGCCATAGAAGAAATACTCATAAATGATTTTAATGAACTTGAAAAAGTATTTAAGCAAGTTATCGAAGAAGGAAAAAAGAAAGGAGAAATTTCACAAGAGGTTGATACTGAATTAGTTGCATATTCTTTATTAAGTTTAAATCATAGTTTGAATGTAATGTCTAAATATAAAAAAGAGAAAAATTCAGCCTATCATCTAGTAGATAAGACTATTGCAGACCTATAG
- a CDS encoding LytTR family DNA-binding domain-containing protein: MEDRTLGLLLDVVGELFSDEISIAVSNTKEYIYYRPSKRIDLKISVGDPIKEGTIAHKSMVMNQKTSEFINRDVFGIPYHGMAVPFSNNGKLEGCVTAIYPALTDGKSVVTLKTTDGWIPVPFSKVMYLEAKDKKTYVNSEELSGTHKYSLQEFEYLLPKDSFIRCHRSFIVNVNHIKAIYPDTHSTFVLSMDNGERVPVSQSYASYFRKLLGF, from the coding sequence ATGGAAGATAGAACGTTAGGTTTATTACTAGATGTTGTTGGTGAATTATTTTCAGATGAAATTTCAATTGCTGTTTCGAATACGAAAGAATATATTTACTACCGGCCAAGTAAACGAATTGATTTAAAGATTAGTGTCGGGGATCCTATAAAGGAAGGAACGATTGCTCATAAATCGATGGTGATGAATCAAAAAACATCTGAGTTTATTAATCGGGATGTTTTTGGTATTCCTTATCATGGAATGGCTGTACCATTTTCAAACAATGGAAAGCTTGAAGGGTGCGTAACGGCAATTTATCCAGCTTTAACGGATGGAAAGTCAGTCGTTACTTTAAAAACAACAGACGGCTGGATTCCGGTTCCTTTTTCAAAGGTTATGTATTTAGAGGCTAAAGATAAAAAGACGTATGTGAATTCAGAAGAGTTATCAGGAACACATAAATACTCTCTACAAGAATTCGAATACTTGCTTCCGAAAGATTCATTTATTAGATGTCACCGTTCGTTTATTGTAAATGTTAATCATATTAAAGCGATTTATCCTGATACCCATTCTACTTTTGTACTTTCGATGGATAATGGTGAGAGGGTACCAGTTAGTCAATCATACGCTAGTTATTTCCGTAAGCTTCTAGGATTCTAA
- a CDS encoding response regulator transcription factor, which yields MEKNSILIVDDDKDIIQFINVNLKQEGFKVFSAHNGEEALEIINNNSIQLAILDIMMPQMDGIELCRRIREKHSLPIMFLSAKSSDVDKVIGFSTGADDYIVKPFSTIEFIARVKAQLRRYTYFNQNAPQVMEKKINIRGLEIDEVSRTVMLYGETMNLTKTEYEILHLMAVARNRVFTIEEIYESVWNERAYESNNTVMVHIARLRNKIEENPKEPKFIQNVWGVGYKIED from the coding sequence ATGGAAAAAAATTCGATATTAATTGTAGATGACGATAAAGATATTATTCAATTTATTAATGTGAATTTAAAACAAGAAGGTTTTAAAGTTTTTAGTGCTCATAACGGAGAAGAGGCTTTAGAAATAATAAATAATAACAGTATTCAACTTGCTATTTTGGATATTATGATGCCTCAAATGGATGGTATAGAACTTTGTAGAAGGATTAGAGAGAAACATAGTTTACCAATTATGTTTTTAAGCGCGAAATCATCGGATGTAGATAAGGTAATTGGATTTAGTACTGGGGCAGATGATTATATTGTGAAGCCGTTCAGTACAATTGAATTTATAGCAAGAGTGAAAGCCCAATTAAGAAGGTATACATATTTCAATCAAAATGCTCCCCAAGTAATGGAAAAGAAAATAAACATTAGAGGTTTAGAAATAGATGAAGTGTCGAGAACAGTAATGTTATATGGAGAAACAATGAATCTTACGAAAACTGAATATGAAATTTTACACTTAATGGCAGTTGCAAGGAACCGTGTGTTCACGATTGAAGAAATATATGAGAGCGTTTGGAACGAAAGAGCCTATGAAAGTAATAATACAGTAATGGTTCATATTGCAAGATTGAGAAATAAAATTGAAGAGAATCCAAAAGAACCGAAGTTTATACAAAATGTTTGGGGAGTCGGATATAAAATTGAAGATTAG
- a CDS encoding MFS transporter produces MIKLTKKTNFLIFILAISCGSLAANIYYAQPIVQFIAKDLNISSDLSGLLTTLTQIGYGLGLFFIVPIADLLKSKKIIGILIGLTIFSLIGTLISTNGIIFLLLTTIIGIGACAAQMLVPLTMRIVPIEEAGKYVGKVMSGLLIGIMIARPLSIGITEWFGWRMVFLFSLITLVTVLLLILKFLPNYEVISTSNMTYPNLITSMVKLLINTSPLQQRAFYHACLFAAFSLYWTAIPILLRSEPLHFSNNEIALFGFVAIAGALLTPTIGKIADKGYIFTMTNVSMALVLLSIVLLFFVQDHSLFSIILILISGICIDIGVAGNLLLGQKIIFGLNPEIRNRLNGLYMTIFFLGGAFGSWIGSYTYYKFNSEVTLLIGAALPLISLIVHLIHNNTISLLKTKNKYMS; encoded by the coding sequence ATGATAAAATTGACTAAAAAGACAAATTTTCTAATATTTATTTTAGCAATTAGTTGTGGTTCACTTGCTGCAAATATTTATTATGCACAACCAATTGTACAATTCATTGCAAAAGATCTGAACATTTCTTCTGATTTATCTGGATTGCTCACTACTTTGACACAAATTGGGTATGGATTGGGGTTATTTTTTATCGTACCGATCGCTGACTTATTGAAAAGTAAGAAAATAATAGGAATTCTTATCGGGCTAACTATTTTTTCATTAATTGGTACGCTAATTTCGACAAACGGAATTATTTTTTTACTATTAACAACTATAATTGGCATTGGGGCCTGTGCAGCTCAAATGTTAGTTCCACTAACAATGAGAATCGTGCCAATTGAAGAGGCAGGTAAATATGTGGGTAAAGTGATGAGTGGTTTATTGATTGGGATTATGATTGCTCGCCCATTATCTATCGGAATAACAGAGTGGTTTGGCTGGAGAATGGTATTTCTTTTTTCATTAATAACCCTAGTTACCGTATTACTGTTAATTCTAAAATTTTTACCCAACTATGAAGTTATCTCAACTAGTAACATGACATATCCAAATTTAATAACTTCTATGGTAAAGCTACTAATAAATACTTCTCCTTTACAACAAAGAGCTTTTTATCACGCATGTTTATTTGCTGCATTTAGCCTTTATTGGACAGCTATTCCAATTTTATTAAGATCAGAGCCATTACATTTTTCAAATAATGAAATTGCATTATTTGGCTTTGTTGCAATTGCTGGAGCTTTATTAACTCCTACTATTGGTAAAATAGCAGATAAAGGTTATATTTTTACAATGACTAATGTATCAATGGCACTCGTACTATTATCGATCGTACTATTATTCTTTGTTCAAGATCATTCACTATTTAGCATAATTTTAATTCTTATCTCAGGTATCTGCATTGATATTGGTGTAGCAGGAAATTTATTATTAGGTCAAAAAATTATCTTTGGTTTGAATCCCGAGATAAGAAACAGACTTAATGGATTATATATGACTATTTTCTTTTTGGGAGGAGCCTTTGGTTCATGGATTGGAAGTTATACTTACTATAAATTTAATAGTGAAGTAACTTTACTCATTGGAGCTGCTTTACCTTTAATCTCCTTAATAGTTCATTTAATACACAATAATACAATAAGTTTATTAAAAACCAAAAATAAATACATGTCCTAA
- a CDS encoding bifunctional S-methyl-5'-thioadenosine deaminase/S-adenosylhomocysteine deaminase codes for MKGEILLKTTYVNATIVTMNEQNEVIENGYIIVENDQIIDVKSGEFANDFEVDEVIDMKGKWVLPGLVNTHTHVVMSLLRGIGDDMLLQPWLETRIWPLESQFTPELAVASTELGLLEMVKSGTTSFSDMFNPIGVDQDAIMETVSRSGMRAAVSRTLFSFGTKDDEKKAIEEAEKYVKRYYKESGMLTTMVAPHSPYTCSTELLEECARIAVENQTMVHIHLSETEREVRDIEAQYGKRPVEYAASCGLFKRPTVIAHGVVLNDDERAFLAEHDVRVAHNPNSNLKLGSGIANVKAMLEAGIKVGIATDSVASNNNLDMFEELRIATLLQKGIHQDATALPVETALSLATKGAAEVIGMKQTGSLEAGKCADFITIDPSNKPHLQPADEVLSHLVYAASGKDISDVIINGKRVVWNGECKTLDEERIIFEASRYKRGLQR; via the coding sequence TTGAAAGGGGAAATACTTTTGAAAACAACTTATGTAAACGCTACAATTGTAACGATGAATGAACAAAATGAAGTGATAGAAAATGGATATATCATTGTAGAGAATGATCAAATTATAGATGTAAAGAGCGGAGAATTCGCTAATGATTTTGAAGTAGATGAAGTAATTGACATGAAAGGAAAGTGGGTTTTACCAGGGCTTGTAAATACACATACACACGTTGTAATGAGTCTTCTAAGAGGTATTGGAGATGATATGTTATTACAGCCATGGCTTGAGACGAGAATTTGGCCACTGGAAAGTCAATTTACTCCAGAGCTTGCGGTCGCTAGTACGGAATTAGGATTACTTGAAATGGTGAAAAGTGGTACAACATCATTCTCTGACATGTTTAATCCAATTGGAGTAGATCAAGACGCAATTATGGAAACGGTATCAAGGAGCGGGATGCGAGCTGCTGTTTCAAGAACTTTATTTAGCTTCGGAACGAAAGACGATGAAAAGAAAGCGATTGAAGAAGCTGAGAAATATGTGAAGCGTTATTATAAAGAAAGTGGCATGTTAACTACGATGGTTGCACCACATAGTCCATATACATGTAGTACAGAATTGTTAGAAGAGTGTGCTCGTATTGCAGTAGAGAATCAAACAATGGTTCATATCCACCTTTCTGAAACAGAGCGTGAAGTACGTGATATTGAAGCACAGTACGGAAAACGTCCAGTAGAATATGCAGCGAGCTGCGGATTGTTTAAACGCCCAACAGTTATTGCACACGGTGTAGTATTAAATGATGATGAGCGTGCATTTTTAGCAGAACATGACGTTCGAGTAGCTCATAATCCGAATAGTAATTTAAAACTAGGTTCTGGTATAGCGAATGTAAAAGCGATGCTAGAAGCCGGAATAAAAGTAGGGATTGCAACAGATAGTGTTGCGTCTAACAATAATTTAGACATGTTTGAAGAACTGCGTATAGCAACTTTATTGCAAAAAGGTATACACCAAGATGCAACAGCATTACCAGTTGAAACAGCTCTTTCTCTTGCGACAAAAGGAGCTGCGGAAGTAATCGGGATGAAACAAACAGGGTCACTAGAAGCTGGTAAGTGTGCTGATTTTATTACGATTGACCCGTCTAATAAGCCGCATTTACAACCAGCGGATGAAGTGTTATCACACCTTGTATATGCTGCTAGTGGAAAAGATATAAGCGATGTAATTATTAACGGAAAACGTGTCGTTTGGAATGGCGAATGTAAAACGTTAGATGAAGAGCGTATTATATTTGAAGCAAGTCGTTATAAACGAGGTTTACAAAGATAA
- a CDS encoding GNAT family N-acetyltransferase gives MFPLLKTERLILRELTEEDAPRILQCFSNTNVLRYYGQKPLQDVDQVKQIIHNFKLSYNARSGIKWGIELKDKKELIGTIGFHDWSSEHKRANISYAFLPEHWGKGYATEAVSEVISYGFHTIHLKRIGAIVFLENEASNKVLLKLGFEKEGVLKNYMYQDDIPYDTNFYALLKSV, from the coding sequence ATGTTTCCTTTATTAAAAACTGAAAGACTTATTTTAAGAGAACTTACCGAAGAAGATGCACCACGTATACTACAATGCTTTTCTAATACTAATGTACTGCGCTATTATGGTCAAAAACCGTTACAAGATGTTGATCAAGTGAAACAAATCATTCATAACTTTAAGTTGAGTTACAATGCAAGAAGCGGTATAAAATGGGGGATCGAATTAAAAGACAAGAAAGAACTCATCGGTACCATTGGTTTTCACGATTGGTCTTCTGAGCATAAACGAGCCAATATAAGTTATGCCTTTTTGCCTGAACACTGGGGAAAAGGATATGCGACTGAAGCTGTTTCTGAGGTTATATCATACGGTTTCCATACGATTCATTTAAAGCGGATTGGAGCAATTGTATTTCTTGAAAATGAAGCTTCCAATAAAGTACTATTAAAATTAGGTTTTGAAAAAGAAGGCGTTCTAAAAAATTATATGTATCAAGATGATATCCCATATGATACGAATTTTTACGCTTTATTAAAATCAGTTTAA
- a CDS encoding peptide ABC transporter substrate-binding protein yields the protein MKRKKSHLMVMALVTSLLLTACNNKADKSDTEVKKQVLNVTVSEEIPSLDTVKTTDGTSAHIMQNIFEGLYVLNDQDQPTPAIAKSFKRSEDGKKYTFDLRKDAKWSNGDNVTANDFIFAWKRAINPETASQYASMLFYVKNAKEINKGTMPLDALGVKAINNYTLEVELEQSIPYFLQLLALPIYLPQHESFLKEQGNNYALEPSNLIYNGPFVLEKWKHEQEFQLKKNATYWDRKKVKLDEINFHIVKDTMTAVNLYEAGDLDRVPINSQVVDKYKGNKELHMSSDPGIAMLRFNEKNNALANKKVRQSISLALNKDDFVAHFINNGAKPASGLVPVGHVNEVTGKDFRKENGDISSYDLQNAKKLWEEAKKELGVEQVNLGFLTFEQDNAIRMAEYIKGDLEKNLQGLTIQIKQQPFKQKLQLEQIGDYDITMANWGPDYKDPISYLELFTTGNPNNKMNYSNVRYDELIKKAKTDFVLDTEKRWEALREAEQVLLEDAAVAPLYHIGSAYVQKDYVKGIEKHQFGGIYTYKNAYIANE from the coding sequence ATGAAGCGAAAAAAGAGTCATTTAATGGTAATGGCACTTGTTACATCTTTATTATTAACAGCTTGTAATAATAAAGCGGATAAAAGTGACACAGAGGTTAAAAAACAAGTGTTAAATGTAACAGTATCAGAAGAAATTCCTTCTCTGGACACTGTGAAAACAACAGATGGTACATCAGCACACATTATGCAGAATATATTTGAAGGGTTATATGTATTAAACGATCAAGATCAGCCTACTCCAGCCATAGCAAAATCGTTTAAAAGAAGTGAAGATGGTAAGAAATATACATTTGACTTGCGTAAAGATGCAAAATGGTCAAATGGGGATAATGTAACAGCAAATGATTTTATATTTGCTTGGAAACGTGCAATTAACCCTGAAACAGCCTCTCAATATGCGTCCATGCTCTTTTATGTAAAAAATGCGAAAGAGATCAATAAGGGAACAATGCCTCTTGATGCACTTGGGGTTAAAGCGATAAATAATTATACGTTAGAAGTTGAACTCGAACAGTCAATTCCGTATTTTTTACAGTTGTTAGCACTACCTATATACTTACCACAGCATGAATCATTTTTGAAAGAACAAGGAAACAATTATGCATTGGAACCTAGTAATCTCATATATAACGGTCCATTTGTATTAGAAAAATGGAAGCATGAACAAGAGTTTCAATTAAAGAAGAATGCTACATATTGGGATCGAAAGAAAGTGAAATTAGACGAAATAAACTTTCATATCGTAAAGGATACAATGACAGCTGTAAATTTATATGAAGCCGGAGATTTAGATCGAGTACCTATTAATTCGCAAGTTGTAGACAAGTATAAAGGGAATAAGGAATTACATATGTCGAGTGATCCTGGAATTGCTATGCTTCGTTTTAATGAAAAAAATAACGCGTTAGCAAATAAAAAGGTGCGTCAATCTATTTCATTAGCGTTAAATAAAGATGATTTCGTTGCTCACTTTATTAATAACGGAGCAAAACCTGCAAGTGGACTTGTACCAGTTGGTCATGTAAATGAAGTGACTGGTAAAGATTTTAGAAAAGAAAATGGAGATATTTCCTCATATGATTTGCAAAATGCGAAAAAACTTTGGGAAGAAGCGAAAAAAGAGCTTGGGGTAGAACAAGTAAACCTAGGGTTCTTAACGTTCGAACAAGATAACGCAATACGTATGGCAGAATATATAAAAGGTGATTTAGAGAAGAATTTGCAAGGGTTAACGATACAAATTAAACAACAGCCATTTAAGCAAAAATTACAGTTAGAACAAATAGGTGATTACGATATAACTATGGCAAATTGGGGACCTGACTATAAAGACCCAATTAGTTATTTAGAGTTATTTACGACAGGGAATCCGAATAATAAAATGAATTATTCTAATGTTCGTTACGATGAATTAATAAAGAAAGCGAAAACGGATTTTGTACTAGATACGGAAAAACGATGGGAAGCGTTGCGAGAAGCCGAGCAGGTATTATTAGAAGATGCTGCGGTGGCGCCGCTTTATCATATTGGCTCAGCATATGTACAAAAGGATTATGTAAAAGGAATTGAAAAGCATCAATTTGGTGGTATTTATACTTATAAGAATGCTTATATTGCTAATGAATAA